GTGGGGCGCAACTTCAAGTGCTTCCACTTCGTGGAGTTCAGCTACGGCTACAACATGGAGGTGGGCGACGACGTGGTCATCCACCGCAACGTGCTGCTGGACGACCGCGGCGGCATCGAGCTGGGCGACCGCGTCTCCATCTCGGACTACGCGAACGTCTACTCGCACACCCATTCCATCGTGGACCCGGTGGACGTGAGCAACCTGAAGACGGTGATCGGCGCGGGCGTCCGCATCACCTACCACGCCACGGTGCTGGCCGGCACGCACGTGGGCGACAACGCCATGGTGGGCGCCATGGCGGTCGCCACCCGCGACGTGCGCGCCTGGCACGTGAACGTGGGCATCCCCGCCAAGTCGGTGCGCGTGAAGCCCAACGCGCCGCCAGAGGCGTACAAGACCGTCCTCCGCCAGCCGGCCGAAGGCGAACTGGCCCAGCCGGGCGAGTGACCGCGCGGACACCACGGAAAGCGAGACGTAGCATGCAGGATAGCAGCGTGCAGGACGCGGGCGCCGCCACGGTGCCGGTGGAGATCACGGACCCGGTGAACGCGCAGATCCTGGCCGTCTCCGAAGACCGCATCCAAGGTTTCCAGCCCGACCCGTTCGCGGAGATCGCGCGGCAGTCCGGGGTGGACGTGGACACGGTGCTGGAGCGCATCCGCGCCATGCTGGCCGCGGGCACCATCCGCCGCGTGCGGCAGACGATGATGGCGACCAACCTGGCGCCCGGCGCGCTGGTCGCCTGGAGCGTGCCGGCCGAGAAGCTGGACGCGGCGTTCAACTACATGTTCCAGGAGGACCCCTTCTCCGGCCACGTCGTCCTGCGGTCGACGGACGGCGCGACGACGGGGTCGCAGTACAAGCTGTGGACCACGCTGAAGGTGCCGCAGGGCTACTCGCTGCCGAAGCATGCGGAGCTCCTGCGCGAGAAGGTGGGCGCCGAGTCCTACCGGGTGATGCCGGCCAAGCGCCTCTTCACGCTGGGCGTGGGCCATGTGCGCCGGCGCGGGATGGAGCCCGGCAGCCGCAGCGAGGAGCCGGGCCAGGTGCTGGACACCAACGTGGTGGAGCTGACGGACCTGGAGTGGCGCGTGCTGGTGGCGGTGAAGCGCGAACTCGCGGTGGACGAGGTGCGGCGCGACCCTTGGCGCGCGCGGGCGGAGGAGGCCGGCATCCCGCTGGACGAGTTCCTGTCCGTCGCCCGCGGGCTGAACGAGCGCGGCGTGGTGGGGCGCTTCTCCACCTTCCTGGAGCACGTGAAGCCGTCCGCCGGGGGCACACGGGTCACGCGCTACAACGCGCTCTTCCACTGGCAGGTGCCGCCGGGGCGCGAGATCGACGCGGGACGCGAGGTGGGGCGCCACCACATCATGACGCACGCCTACTGGCGCGAGGGCGGGCCGGAGTTCGGCAACGTCAACGTGATGGGCGTGGCGCACGGCACCGACAAGGCGCTGGTGCTGGAGCACAAGGCCGCCATCGACAAGCACCTGGAAGAGGCGGGCATCCCCATCGGCTACACCAACGTCTTCTGGGGCGGGCGGAGCGAGATCAAGCCGTCGGAGATCTCGCCCCAGGCGTACCGCGAGTGGTGCGAACGGATCGGCATCGACCCCGAGACCATGCGCGAGAGCTGACCCCTGCGGCACGCGGACACCACGTCCGCGGGCCGCTTCGCTACGGGGCGGCCATCCGGCCGTGGCCGATTCGGATTCGAAGCGGGTTACGATGATGCAATGCCGGCATTACGGAAGTGGCTGCAATAGCGCGGACGGACGCCGGGCGAGAAGTGGCCCTTCGATGCCGGTTTTCAGGAGATGATACTTCTCCCGCCAACTGCTGCGACCGCGAGAGGTATCAGCTTGGGGACGCGAGGGATGCCTTGTACGTGACGGAGGCGGGCTTTGCAACGGGGGACTTGTTTTTTGGTGAAGCGGCAGTAATATCAATGTCCATGAACACAATTCTAAGTGACAAGCAATCCGACCTGCTCAGGTATCTTTACCGGCAGACCGGGCCCGTTCCGGTAGACCACCTGGACGGGCGCTCGCTGCGTGCCCTGCGCTCGCGCGAGTTCGTGGACGAGCGCAAGGGCTGGGTGACGCTGAGCGACGCCGGGCGCACGCACTTCGAGTCGTCGGGACGCCGCGAGCCCAAGCGCAGGCGCAAGGACTCGGCACCGCGCAACCCGCGGGCGGAGGCGATCGCGCGGGCCATCGAGGCCCTGGACGCCGCCCTTCCCCCGGACGCGGAGGTGGCGGTGGGCCCCATGTTCGCCTATGCGGACGACGTGGTGCAGGGCCTGCGCGACTATGCGCGCGGCCTGGCGAAGAGGCCTCCCGCCTCCGCCGCCGCCTGACACGCTGAAGGGCCGGGCACCGCAACGGTTGCCCGGCCCTTCATGCGTCGCTATCTCCCGTCCCGGTCGCGACTTCGCAACCTTTGTTCGGCCGCTCCGCTCCCGCGGGTGCGGCCGAATTCGCTTTACCGTCAATTTCAATCCGCACATTGCGTTGCGTCTGCCGTTCACCTAGCACGGGTCAAGTCCGTTCCGGGACGCGGAGCCGGTCCGTCGAAACGGCTAGGCAGCGCCCGTCCAGTCCGTGAGCCGGTGCACCAGCGGGTCGATGCGCGTGCGCAGGTCCAGGTCGCTCACGTGCGCGGCAGCCTCGCGCAGGTAGGCGATGAGCAGGCCGATCTCGCCCTGCGCCAGCTCCTCGGCCAGGGCGCGCGGGTCCAAGCCCAGGTCTGCGGCCGCGAGCGAGACGGCCTGAACGCAAAGCTCCTCCAGCGTCTCGTCGCCCCGGTCGTCCGCGCGCCCCCCGTGAACGGCCTCTGCCATCGCATGCTCCGGAAGATGTGTTTCGGTCGGGTGGGGCAGCGCGCAATGGCGCTGCGTGTCGTTCATCACCCGACACCGGGCCGGGGACGATGAGGGCTCCGGCGCCCGCGCCAGCGCACCCCTAACCTTGACAGGCGCCACTCCGAACCTAGATGCTGTCGGCGCGGCGGGCGAATCCAAGGGCTGACGCGCCCGGGGGACGCATCCAAGCCGATGGCCCGCCCGGCGCCTGCGACCGCGCCAACGATGTCACGTGAACCAGGAGAGTCGATCATGAGCGAAGCGGGCGACGGGCAGCGCGACAGCCGTATCCAGGATCTCGTCCACGGCTACTTCATCGCGTTCCAGAACGCGGACCGCGCCGCGATGGAGGCGCTGCTGCCGGACGACTTCACGTTCACCAGCCCGTACGACGACCACATCAGCCGGGCGGCGTACTTCGAGCGTTGCTGGCCCCACTCGGGCTCGTTCCGCTTCCGCGAGCCGATGAAGTTCTTCGTGGCGGGCGACGAGTGCGTCGTGCTCTACGAAACGGAAGGCAAGCCCGGCGGCACCTTCCGCAACGCCGAGCTGTTCACCTTTCGCGGCGACCTGGCGCACTCGGTGGAAGTCTTCTTCGGCTTCGTGCCCGGCGCCAATGATCCGAAACTGCCCGAGCCCGGCACCCCGTCGGCATAGGGAGGATACATCTCTCGCTGGCTCCGTGGGACGCGAAAACGGCACGCCGGCGAGTCTGTCGGCGTGCCGTTTTCCGTGCCGGGGCTCGCGGGCTTACGGCTTCGGCGAAGGGGCTGCGGCTGCGGGCTGCGCGGAAGACGCAGGTGCCGCGGAGGCAGGTGCGGCGGCGCGGCGGGCGGCGTCGGCTTCGGAGACGGTCTTGAGGCTGGTGAGGCCTTCTTCAAATGACTTTCCGACCATCTTGTCCATGCTGGCCACGAGCGAGATCGCCTTGCCCAGCGTCGTGTTCGGGCCGGACATCGCCCACGTCACCTTCGTACCCTGCGGCGTGGGCTGGAAGGTGAACTCGGTGAGGGCGTGCGACTCCATCGGCTTCAGGAAGTGCAGGTCCAGCGCGATGCGCTGCCCGGGGGTGCTCTCCTTGATGGACATGCTTCCCTGCCCCGCCTGCGAGTTGCCGGACCAGCTGTACATCGCGCCGACTCCCGCCTCCGTGCCGCCGTAGGTGCGCGTCATGGCGGGGTCCAGCTTCTCGAACGGCGACCAGCGGTTCCACTGGTGGAAGTCGTTCACGTAGCCGTACACCACCTCCGGCGGCGCGTCGATCACGGCGCTGCGCTCCACGCGGAAGGTGTCCGGGCGCGTCGCGATGGCCACAGCGAGCCCCAGAAGCAACACCACCAGGCCGATCCCGATCTTCTTCGCCATCGCACCATCCTCCTTCTCGGGTGAGCATTCCTGTCCGGTGAGCACAACTTGCATTTGACAAGCTTGCATTGTCAAGAGAAGCGTTTTAGCATGGTGGCATGCCGAAGCGAGCGTACGGACAGTTCTGCGGCCTGGCGCGGGCGCTGGAGATGGTGGGCGAGCGGTGGGCGCTGCTCATCGTGCGCGACCTGCTGGTGGGGCCGCGCCGCTACACGGACCTGCGGCAGGGGCTGCCCCGCATTCCCACCAACATCCTCTCCGCGCGGCTCAAGGAGCTGGAGGCGGCGGGGATCGTGGGGCGGCGCGTGCTGCCGCGCCCGTCCGGCGCGGTCGTGTACGAGCTCACCGAATACGGGCAGGAGCTGGACGACGTGGTCCTGCGCCTGGGCCGCTGGGGCGCACGGACGCTGGGCGAGCCCGCGGCCGGCGAGGTGGTCACGGCGGACTCGATGGTGATGGCGATGCGCTCCACCTTCCGCCCGGAAGCCGCGAACGGCCTCCGCGCCACGTTCGAGCTGCGGCTGGGACCCACGACGATCCACGTCCGCATAGACCGCGGGCGGCTGCAGGCGGAGGAGGGCCCGCTACCGGGCGCCGACCTGGTGATCGAGACCGGGCCGATGCTCAAGGCGCTCATGGCGGGCGAGATCACCCCGGCGGACGCGGTCGCCGCCGGAACCGTGCGCCTCACCGGCCGCGAGGAGCTG
This genomic window from Longimicrobiaceae bacterium contains:
- a CDS encoding helix-turn-helix domain-containing protein, whose product is MPKRAYGQFCGLARALEMVGERWALLIVRDLLVGPRRYTDLRQGLPRIPTNILSARLKELEAAGIVGRRVLPRPSGAVVYELTEYGQELDDVVLRLGRWGARTLGEPAAGEVVTADSMVMAMRSTFRPEAANGLRATFELRLGPTTIHVRIDRGRLQAEEGPLPGADLVIETGPMLKALMAGEITPADAVAAGTVRLTGREELLERFVEVFRI
- a CDS encoding SRPBCC family protein, giving the protein MAKKIGIGLVVLLLGLAVAIATRPDTFRVERSAVIDAPPEVVYGYVNDFHQWNRWSPFEKLDPAMTRTYGGTEAGVGAMYSWSGNSQAGQGSMSIKESTPGQRIALDLHFLKPMESHALTEFTFQPTPQGTKVTWAMSGPNTTLGKAISLVASMDKMVGKSFEEGLTSLKTVSEADAARRAAAPASAAPASSAQPAAAAPSPKP
- a CDS encoding acyltransferase, with amino-acid sequence MPMYPLRPVDVSAGATALYDRWLDEIREALERGDDRWELCRRTLTGIFHPGLADADPATLPLSAQVALAQMDARNVTLEPEYYFEVDLERFYAVKPLLWMWQMFDRSPLGGDVHLGVRFRRTLAPFIFKRVGRNFKCFHFVEFSYGYNMEVGDDVVIHRNVLLDDRGGIELGDRVSISDYANVYSHTHSIVDPVDVSNLKTVIGAGVRITYHATVLAGTHVGDNAMVGAMAVATRDVRAWHVNVGIPAKSVRVKPNAPPEAYKTVLRQPAEGELAQPGE
- a CDS encoding nuclear transport factor 2 family protein codes for the protein MSEAGDGQRDSRIQDLVHGYFIAFQNADRAAMEALLPDDFTFTSPYDDHISRAAYFERCWPHSGSFRFREPMKFFVAGDECVVLYETEGKPGGTFRNAELFTFRGDLAHSVEVFFGFVPGANDPKLPEPGTPSA